Below is a window of Trichosurus vulpecula isolate mTriVul1 chromosome 4, mTriVul1.pri, whole genome shotgun sequence DNA.
ACTTAAGTGGCCACCTTGTGGGGCATTTTAACCCACCCAGAATTCTAACTGGAAGCTTCTCATTTCGGGTAATTAGTCTTGCTAACTAGCTGCTAAGGTTTGCCATTTTTATTCGGCTAAACAATTGTAAGTGCTGTCAGTACCTTCTAAATTAGGCGCCCTAGAAAAAAAGTTCTATACGTCCAACCCTAGTTAAGGCTCTGGGAACAATATTATCTAGAACAGTGAGTGCTTTTGTGCTAACGCTTGATTTTAAtctaataaagtgaaaaaataatttaataaaaatatgatttgatGCTTTGGTGTTAGGCAAGTCTTGCAGCGGGCACACTAAAAATGCATTAAGACAATTGTCACTTACCTTATTACAAGTCATTTTGTTCAATTTCATGGAGTCATTTGGGTACAGGGTTGCCCTGAGTTTCCTAGTGTTACTGCATGATAAACTATAGAAGTATCATATCTTTTACAATATGTGAAAGATAGCAATACACAAGcactgtttttatttaatttctttattttaatatttttactgtTATATAATACATTTAGGTATGAAGATAGaccaataaagaaatttaaaactaGACAAGAGATGCTATGACTTAAGATATGGCTTACATTGAACTCAAGCTAAATGGATGTATTTGGGGAGTCTTATATTCCAAAATTCAATTTATTAGCAGAGGAGATATAACAAGCCAATTTTGAACAAAATGCAATAGAAACAAATAGCATGAATGGGCAAAATCTATCTAAGTAAAAATGCAAGAGAATTTGGGCTGAATCTAGATAAAGCAGGctgaaaaaaagtaatttttcaaCTAAGCAGATTTTGTGGGCTTATTTAGCTGGATAATTGGTGCTAGTAACCCTGGACACATACATTTATGAAAGCAAATATTACCTAGGTATCCTTAGGCAAGAAAGAAGCAAGAATTCTAAATGTTGGATCAGGGGAATTAGACTTCATAACAATTTTGCAGAGAGTTTTCTTTGCAGGTTGTGACCTGTACATTCCTCTAATTCATATTACAATGGAGCTAGTTTGATTATGCTCCTTAATGACCTTTAATTGCCTGTAAGGAGGCGTAGAGAAATCCATAAGTTTCTATCTAGCCTATCTTAATTATCCCAATTTCACTTTATGTAAATCAATTCTCGTTCTAGATGAATAATTTTAGGGACAGTAAAAATAGATTATAGCCTATATAAAAATCAATTCAATACTGCAGAGAACTCTGAAGGTACTCAGTGATTTAATATAAGAGTACACTGCAAGTTTTACAATgacatttctcttctttctagataATTGAATTTATTATAGAAGAAATCATCATGattatcttcccttccctttaaaATAATCCTTCTCTCCATAATCACCTCTTAATCACTCAATTTGTCATACATAAATACAGCTTTCAAGTATTTTTATCCACACTTCTCATGGATAAAAATGTTGTTTAGGATAAACTGTTTGCAGTAACCATTTAAAATTACAATTTAGACTtttcatagataagaaaataaaacttctttAACCTGAAAATCAAAATGTGAGTCTTCAGCCATTAGAAAAAAGTTTGCTCCAATCTACAACTCAGCCATTGTATGTTATTCAATGGTGGCAGATGCAAGAGTCTTATAGAGAGCAATATTTTCCTTGGCCATGAAACCAAGTTCCAAACCATGTCCATAAACAGCCATGATTACAAATTTTAGGTATGCACAACAATGTTTTAATTCCaagcaaaagataaaaacagtCTTAGCTGTCACTGCATCTACCACTCCCTAATCCTCCTCCCTATTGTAACTTTTGGGTGTCAACAAACATATAATTTGTTgtctctgtcccttctctctaTCACTACCATGAAGAGAGTAGCTATTGATGACAATCATGGGTCAAAAAATAGGGGGACCACAAAACATTGGCTTTAAGTTTCCCATGAGTCCACCATGGTCTCAAAGCATATCAATCACCTCAATCTCATATCATGAGCTCAATCTCACCATTCATGCCACTGGAAAACTGAGGGAAAACATTGTTTTGAATAAAAGAAAGGGATCTTTCTCCACTTGTCTCAAGGGTCAGTAACGGCAAAAATCATTTTGAGCAACCTAGGGCTAATCAAGCAAGGGGAGATCAGATGGCACTTACCAAAGCCTTTTAGTACAACTGGTGTCTTAGGCACTTTGATAAgcagaagataaagaagaaagaatcctggacttgaagtcaataTACATAGGTTAAAATTCTCATTCCAATATCAACTACCATAGTTACTAGAAGaaatgtaaccctgggcaagtcacttagcctttctgatACTTAgctttttctgtaaaattggtATAATAATTGTGCCATTTTCCCCAGATTACTattaagaaagtgctttgtaaatcataaagcactatataaatgaattctaattattattactttactGTTTGATGGCTCCTTCACTGGATAATGGTCAGGGACAGTGAAAGGAGATGCAGTTAAGAACTGTCAATTTTGTTTCCTAAATATAACATGTCTATTAGACTTCAAAACATTTTGATTGTGAAAGAATATTGAATTTTCTATTAATCATGTTCCTCTTCTATTCTTGTCCCTATCCAGGTATATAGTAACAAAAACTGACTTTCTAAATCTAGACTGTCATTCTCTTTTCAGATCATTTCAAGCCACTTGCCTTATTGTGGCTATCTTGAGAAAACTTTGGTGGAGAGAGTAATCCACTTATAACTGCCACTGCCAGTGCAGGCTACATTTGGGACTCTACTGAGATTCTATTTAGTTGCAGAAGAGCTTTCTGATAAGGTGTTTCATTATTTTCAGCAGCTACGGTCTTGGTCATTTCATCAGGATTTTCACTACTGCTCACGATGGCAACTGCACTAAATGACCTTCGTCTAACCTTGGTTTCAGTGATTCCTGATCCTTTGCCTGAGGATGTTTTCTCAAGGTTGTGTAGCTGCTGATCTTTCCAGTCCAATTGCTTGGCACTGCAGAAGGGAGCATATACTTCAACACTTCCCTCAAACTGTAAGCAGTTTaccttgtagtattttttcttcacctctaaaaCATCATTGAATCTGTGGCCCCAGAGAATTTCTCGAGGCACATAAGAACTTCTTGACTGGTGTGAAGTCCCAGTGGAATCCCCTGTATAAGTAAATGTCACCAAAATCTCGAAGTTGTCTTTGGCTACTGCTTTACGGTCAAGAGCATACAAAGGGCTTTCATGATCAATTTCATGGACAATGGTCACTGGTGTCACAAGGATGATCTGGTCATTGACCAGCTTTAGGTCCTTAAATCCCATTGTCATACGTCTTTCACTGTCTTCCACGTATCGCAGTAGCTGAGCTCTCACTGTTCCTTCTACTACATGATTTGGTCGAAAGTCGCCAATACGCCACATGAGGCAAAGTTTTCCATCTCTCATGCCTATGAGGGCGAAGTAACTGAATCGGATGGTCTGGGCTCTCTTTCGAGCTGTTGCCATTTTGGCCAAAGCAGCTCCAATGATGAAGGTGTTTATGATGCAGCTCAAAATTGACTGAAGTATAACCACAAGGACTGCCACAGAACACTCTTCAGTTACACAGCGAGAGCCATAGCCTATAGTGGTTTGAGTTTCAAGGGAGAATAAAAATGCTCCTGTGAAAGTATGGACATTATCAACACAAGGTGTGATATTTGGATCATTTAACAAATCCCCATGGTGAAGGGCTATCACCCAAAAGATCAAGCCAAAAATCAGCCAAGAGAGAATGTAAGATAAAGAGAATATCACAAACATATGTCGCCATTTGGTATCCACAAGGGTGGTGAAAATATCAACCATATAACTTCCCCATTCTCCAAAAATATGTTTGAAGTACACATTGCAACTTCCATCTTTGTGGAGCAATCGTCTTCTTGCTCTTTGCTTCTCAGTTATAATGTTCTCTGGGTGGCAGTTAGTGTACTTGGGCACATTCCCTTCCATGTTCACAATCCGATAGTTGCTGCCGTAATAACTCATTTTGTTCTTATACTTTCAGATCATCTGGCAGGGTAATAGTTCAATGTCTTTGCTTTCAATCAAAACCTAAAAAGGGAgatagaaataaatttttatctGGCAATTGGCCTCTTTCTAGCAGAGTGTCATTCCTGGTGCATTTATAACACATTATATAAGTTATATAACTCCATTTAAAGGGCATAGGCAGTCAGGATTgattatgtatttaagttcaagaatctgacacaattaaaaaaagccaataacaacaacaacaaagcagacATCCAATAAGGGAAAATAACAAccttattatgtatgtgtatatatttatatatatgcacatatatatatatacatatatatacacatatatatgttattttgGGAAACATCATAGTTATTCAGAATGTATTACTCTGAAGCACAACTCTGCTTTCTCTGACctgaaatgactaaaatattTTGACTTCCTTTATAATACAATCCTCTTGTATTAAAAACATTTGGAAATGTTTCTAGCTAGCTACAATTAAGAAGTAATACAATTATTCCAAGATTTTGTCTAAGAGCTCTACAAACCTTCCAAAATTCTAAGCTTACATTTGACATTATGCACATTTTTTCCTTATTAGGCAAATCTCTCAAAACTCAgctgtaaggggaaaaaaaaaaaactatcccacaaacatgaaatattttctccactCCAGACTCCATTGAAACTTACATACAACTGTAGATGCCCAGTCTCTATAGCTGATCAAATAGTAATTTTGTCACTTTCCAGCACCTTTTCCGTTCCCACTCTTCCTGAAACTATCTTGCTTCTTGCTGCACTTTCCCTGACAGGGAACTAAGTTACATCTCATTCAAATGgagcttgcttttccaaagatCCACCTTTAGGCGTGTTTGAGAGATTCTGTCTTGAGCCCAGGGGAGGTAAAACCACTCCCAGGTGTCTTTCAGTAAGGTGTAAaattgcttttgcttttgttccATCACACTCACTCATATTTTGACACTGCCAGCTCTTCACTTCCCCtctgaaagggaggagaaaattttgcCAAAGGGGctaatcatctctctctcttaaagGGAGCATACCCGATTTGCTCTACTCTCAGACACTGTGGTTGCTTCTCTACATCTCCCCAAATTTAATTGGTAAAAACTCCCCATTCTACTTCCGACTACCTCTTTCCTCTCACTGACATCTCTTAAATGGTCATTATAATATCACTGTAGAAAGTATAACTCATCAATAATTTTGGTCCCCCAAATAGAAAGCAGTGAGCTTCAAATTTCACATCTGAAAGTGAaagtaagcattttaaaatagaaatttcctTCAGCTACCAATATCAAGGAAGAAAACACAATAACCCCATGACACCATTCTTAATTTTCTAGAGAGTTTTAATTCTGTAGTTAttgcaactgggaaatggttTGCTCCTTTTGATTGTGCTTTTGGCCTATCTATACGTGCATGGAGACTTAGGAAGAAGTAAATTGCTATCACTAGATCCTAGTTGGCAAAGAACCTTTTCTGATGTGAAAACTGTTGAGGGTTGTTTGGTTTAACAAGCTGTTACTGAGCACCCAGGTTTCTGAGTTCTCTGAAATGGTTAATGTACCTACCAAAAGGCATCAGTTTACTCCCTTGTCTCAGGATCAGGCCCACTCTACAATAAACACTTTGTTTGATGGAACATTTGTGTGGGATGGACTCTGCTTACATGCTTACAAGCTGAAAATCTTTCCCATGCCAAGAAACCAGTTAGGCACACAttaaaggtttgtttgtttgtacttTCCCCCATATCAGTTGGAGTAGTTATATCATCTCCTTTGTTGgcattaaaataaagtttttgagGGGTATATTTATGCATAAATTATGTGACTAATTTGCTGTTAAAGGCCCTCGGGGTTTCCAAAAGGCTTATTTTAATATGGAacttggaaaaattctagaaatatTTTATCTATATCATGAGCTATCAGTTGAAGAAAATCATTTGACTGACCTGACGTTTCATAATGACATCATCAAAGGACTAGAAGTGTAATACTATTTCCaagcccctcccccattccataTTACCCCATTATACCAtgtgtgaaattttttttaaaagttttatcaaAGTCCAATACAATTTGAATTGAGAAATACATTTAGAATTATGATTAATTTTATCTTGACTGATTCTAACTACCATTCTTTTAGATGAACCACAAACATGATGAGAGTTAGAGCAAAGAAACAGTTCATAAATCATGAGTAATTTCTTGACTCTTGTTCTTTCATGCCATCAACAGAAGAAGTTCTTCTCTAAAATGGCTCTCCTTTGGTATCATTTAGAATTCAGGTAGTACTCAGTAGCAATTCCTTCTGAGCCATTGTACTAACTCGTAATGCTCAAATCAAGCTATTCTCTTTTATGGGCTTATATTTCATATGTTAGATGTCAGTTACCATAGCTGAACATTTGAATGGTCTCTTTCCAGAATTTGACATTATCATAGAAACAAGCCAGGACCAAAggaattctgttttctcttcctttgaatgAACCTATCAACCCCTGGCTGTGGTTTGTTTTTAGAATCATCAGAACATTTGCAaatctcctttaaaaaataagatttttaattatcttttctttttatcccctagTTATTTAACTGATGAATGTCCCAATGGACGTGTTCCAATAAAAAGATGGATTCCCAGGGTCTTATAGCTTGATACAAATTATGCTAAATAAAGTAgctacaaataaataaacaaaacacaaactAGCAATGCTTAATGACAACCATTTTTCAGTGGGCAGAGTGAGTAAAGAAGATCCTATTGTCAGACTAGTCAACACTCAACATATTGCTCTGGGCTTGTCAGATACACATGTGAGATCAATCCCATTTTAAATGTTTGCCACTGTATCATTGAGTTcaaggttggttggttggtttcttTCAAAGACTtgttacataaaattaaatgctGACATTTTTGTTTAAAGTCATCATCTCTAATTTCTCAACTTTGTTATCATCATAATCAAAAAGCATCTTAAAGGACCTAAAGGAATAaagctctcttcttcctcttttccttgatgccttttgttttctttatcacatttatttctgaatgtttccttctccctctcccacacaGTAAGTCACCTCTtatgacaaatatttttaaagagtaaaaAGTGGCTCAAAAAATAAAGCAACAGATTAACCATGTCTGACAGAAATATGCAATACTACACAACCATAGCTCTCCACATAAGCAATGAACAGAGGGAGGTGCAATTTCTCAATTCTTCTCTAGTCCCAATAGAATTACaatacttttagttttcttttattgCGTTTTAATCTTTTACCTTGTTATAATATTTGTGCAGATTTTCCCCTTAATTTAGCTCACTTAGCTCTATAataattcatttgtttttatgtgtTCTTCGAATTCttatgtcatttcttatggcacaataacattTCATTGGATATTCAGGTATCACAGTGCTTACCCATTTgctaccaccaaaaaaaagtgctgctgtggAGTATTTCTCTTTGCATGGCATGTTTCCTGAGCTCTAGGAACCTGTGCtgtttattttttgcttaaaAAGTGCTTCCTTTATGGGAACTAGAAAATGAATCAAATAAGTCTGGGAAACCATAGCACATAAACCTACAAAGTGTAGAATGCatcatttccttcccttcattccccTAATTCCGTTTCTACCCCCATTCTCCAACTCTGGTTTCAGACTACACCAGTGAACTAATTcattcacagaagaagaaaataaaagtcattctaAACTACTCTTTAGGGAGTTATTATAGGTTGACTATGACAAGAGTTTAATTCTCAATTAGTGGCATTGAGTTACATTGAGGTTTCCTTCAGAGAACACTGAAAACATAAAAAACATCAGTTACTCTGTTTTGCTTTCTTCTCATCAACACAACTGATCCAAATTTACCAGAAATGTAAATGTTAGATAAACTAACTGGAGAAGAATACTATTTTAGATAAACTAAGTGGAGAAGAATACATCCAGACCAAAAAATATAAACCATTCTGTGACTACTAGGAGCTACATTTGatcattattttctctcttccttgctcttttcatcccttcccttcccttcccttcccttcccttcccttcccttcccttcccttcccttcccttcccttcccttcccttcccttcccttcccttccctttctttcccttccttattctctctctttctctagcatctctctctctttttctctttctagctctccaTCTCACTCAAGCTGGTCATTCACAGACCTGACCCCACTGGTGACTGGTAAGGGAGATTTGGCCTACTCTGTTTCTAGCTTGGGCTGATTTGTCTCTCCTTAGGCAGACCTGTGGGTGCCCCCCCTCCCTGCCTTCTCCTGGGGCCTACCATATTGGTGCTGCTCTTAATGTGGATAGTCTATCCACTTTAGCCCTACTATATcttagaactcctgagctcaTGCAATTCACTAGTCTTGGCCTTCTCAGGATTACAAACATACAATAATCCTTTAAGTGCTCACTCAGTAGCACACCCTTTATGACTTTCATGTCCCCAGAAGGGATTCACAGAAGTAGAAGGAGAATGAAGCACTTTCCAGCCAAGGATTAGGTGGTACATTATGCAGCAAAAGTGGAGGAGTTTGAAAAGTGAATggtaaaaaatgaaaagtgaaaaatggcTGAAATGCCAAagaattcaagggaaaaaaattcaatttaaactCAGAGCACAAGTAGGTGAATCAACATAAAGGATCTTAAGACTATAATTATAATCATTAAATCATAAAAGAGATCACAAAACTGTATTTAAGAAATATCTTGAAGAAAAAGTTTATGAATAACTAAAGAAACACACTTTATGGTTAGAACCACTAAAGAATATGCCTATTTCTCAGAATCATATGACATGCTCACAGAAatagagcactgagaaattatgaatacatgtttaaaaaaaccaactGCTAAACATATCCTTTGAATActataattacattttaaaaatttcaatacaGGGAGCACAATTAAAAGACAGACCTAAGTGGAgatttaataatgaaaataaacaatGAGTGGGacaaaaataaatcatagaaaaaaataattatatggcAGACAATGAAAAAGATAACATGAAAAATTTTCTGAATGAATCTTAAGaagtctatacatatatacatatatgtctatacacactatacacacacacatagacttCTCTAAAAGCAttcatcaacaaaatagaagaaaaaataagctaTACATGAAAATGAAATCCAAAACCAACCAAATAATTACAAatccaaaataaacacaaaagaagatATCTTGAAAACTGGGAAAGCAATATATGGATTTGAAAGCAAAAAGtctataaaaatgacaaatagtaGTAGAATCTTGTTCTTTTATAAgattaacaaaaatattaaagctTTTACCAACTTGACTAAAAGTCagggaaaagaaatatatatatatatgtatatatatatacacatatatatacatatatatatacatatatatacatatatatatatatgtatatatatttaatgaatGAAGTAGAATTACAAAAAATTTAGgagcaagaaaaataattatcAGATTCTACTATACAGCTATATGAACAAATTTGAActtcaaaatagaaataatttacaCAAATAAGAAATCCCTCAATTAAAAGAACATCAAATAGAAAACTAAAATAACCCAATttctagagaagaaaatttgaacaATAAAGGAAATATGGAAGGAGAAATTGTGAAATTGCATGAGATTATCAATTTTTTGCCCATAGTAAGCAAACTATTctcaaaaataagaaataaagctCTCTAGCAAAactttttggcattcaaatatGATATGATCATTTAAAATGGGGAAGCATAAAGTAAAACAATAGGAATATGGTAACTAATATATATCTATTCAAATTTATTAAGTAAAATCCTGGCAAAAAGATTATAGAAATGTATTAaagaatttaaattattaaattgtaGTTATAGCATGCATATAGGGATGGTTGAGCGTTAATAAAATAATTAGGATAATTATATTAAGATACAAAATCCCAAATCACCAGATTATATCAATAGCTGCAGAATAAAGTTTTTGGAAAAGCACAATATTCATTTATGCCAACAATTATGCAATGTATCGGAACAGACTCTATGCCATAGAGGGCTGCATTTTGAATATGATCAAAAAgtacctatctaaaaccaagagctactATTATATTTAATACTAATGGACTTCTCAATTAATATAGCAGTAAAGTGCTGATGACCCATTTCCTGATGTCATTTTATATGATTCTAGAAATTCACGTACTAATAATGATACAAGAAGAATATAATAAGTATAGGTATAGAAGAAACCAAGCTATCGCTCCTTGCTGAGAACCTAgtgattgacttagaaaatcctagataatcagcaaagaaactaattaaGAGAAACAATAGCTTCAGTAAAGTTGAAGTCTACAAAATGAATCCATGACAATGAACAACATTCCCATTCAGTAACAACACAGTATAGAAGGTGATAATAGAACAGTTTAATTAAAAACGACTTCAAAATCATAAAATATCTGAGAATTGATCTACTAAGACATACTAAAGAAATAAGGAATAACATAAGAAATTTTCAGTACTCACTTCTAttccatgccaatataataaaatgctaTAATTCACAAATTGCATAATACATTAATCAAGCTGAGTCAAACTCTGCTTTtcagagctagacaaaataatgacaaaattagTTAACAACAACAACGATCCTTCTCACTGTTCTTCCAGCTTCAAGAAATATATGCCAAACTAGCCCTCTGTGTGTCAGATCTTTCTGAAAGTTATTGCATATTTTCTGAGGATTAGTTAACTGATTTTGTTTCAATAGTTGATTAGTTCTTgacacttctttttctttttcttttcttttctctttttctcatttttgaccACAAAGTTCTATCTGCCTTAGTAcatttcattctctttcattctgAATTTGAATGATCATTGAGATTCTTGATCTCCCCCTACCAAAGGCTACAGTGGTGTCTAGCTATCATTGAAGTGTGTGCTTTTTAATTGCTACAGCTTTTCATGTCTCCTTAGAGAAACAGCCATTCTTAAAAATCACGgaattaaaaatacaacaaaaaagaacaacgAAACAACACAAATCCCGCATTTGAGATTTGATCAGAAAGAGGCCTTTCTGTCCCTCGGTTTCCTGCCTCTGAAAttgccttctctctgctctttgtatattttatatgcacctggttatttacattttatctcCCTGATTAGATCATAAGCCctttgggagtgtgtgtgtggggggagggggttatagtttttgcctctttttatatccccagaacttatcatagtgcctgacatgtagtaaacatttaataaatgtttctttaatgACTCACTACTTGAATGTCAGtcaggcacttattaagcatctctaTGGGGCTGGTATTGTCTAAGCTGGGTTATAGAATGTTTCTATCCCGttagaaatgaggaatatgaaaAATGGAGCAAATCTTGGGAAGAAGTACATgagctgattcaaagtgaagtgaaataGGAAAGGAAGATACATAATGAGTTTTGTTGTCCatccattttcagtcatgtctgactcttcatgaccccacttggggttttcttgggaaagatattggagtgtttcactattttcttctccagcttattttacagatgaggaaattgaggcaaaaaatgtatgcaaaagatcacacagctagtaaatgtggggggccagatttaaattcaagatgaatattcctgactccaggcccagcactctatctattgcaccacctagctgcccctgtatggCAACTATGataacataaataatataaagaacaacaaaatgaacACTTGAAACTGAAATTTTGTGACACTATAATGACTAGTgttagccccaaagaagagatgtacCTCCTTCTGGCTTCTTTGCAAAGGTGAAGTATTATGGATGTATAATTCTGAATGTATGTTGTGCAGAAATATATAGCTTATCAGGTTTTTGTTActactttcccttctctctctttctcttctttcctctttttttatattGGATGGCTCTCTGGCAGgttgagaaggagaaggaggaaaagggagaagaggaagaggaagaggaggaaaaaaacactggaaaatgTGAGTGATGAAAAAGTAAAGGATCTCAATATTTTTTGCAAAATGtgccaataaaattaaaataaaaaataccacTCTTTTACACCTCTTGATCCAGATATAAATGATGGTCTTGTGACTTTGTAAGCCACAAGGAAGTTAGGTGTCATAGTGGATATTGGTGCTAGAGTCAGAAATActacctgggtttaaatcctagctaaaacatttattaagtgttgacCCTGAGGAAGTCCCTTTACcttgctgtgcctcagtttcctcatctataaaatgaggtagttggattCAATGCACtgcaaggtcccttctagttctatatctgtgatcttatgacctGAAATGCAATTAATTGATTTAAAGGACCTGAcattttcaaggggaaaaaagaagtgcAAAGGTCCTTGGTGGGCATTACTGAACATAATTAATTAATACCTTGAGGTAATTAAGTAAATtataatatatcatatcatatcatatcatatattaaaTAAGGGAAATTAATTTAATCTGAGTTAGAAGAACtggattttaaatttttctctgagAACTCAGGTGTATGAACATattcaagtcacttgacctttcttaGGTTCATTTCAATGCAATAAATATCCTGTGTGTGGGTGTAGCACATGCACTTAATATGTTTCAGGAACTATACGTGTGCTCAGGATATgaaggcaaaaaatgaaattatccttAATCTGAAGAGCCACATTCAACTTCTCATAAGTCTCTTACTTCATAATAAGGCTCTGATTTTCCAAACTGATtctataagaaaaaaagcattcctAGAAACTCTACGGCAACTTCTGTAAAGTCCCTTGAACCTCTAGAACCAATAACTTTGTGTTTTTGAGATGTAATTAATACTATGTAATTTGGtgagcagctaggaggcacagtagatagagggccaggcctagaaacaggaagacctcagttcagatcTGGTGTCAGACagatattagctatgtgaccctgggcaattcacttaaccctctttgccttagtttcctcatctataaaagaagctggagaaggaaatggcaaatcactccagcatcttttccaagaaaacctcaaatggggtcatgaagagttgggtgtgactgaaaatgattaaacaacaattTGGTGAGCAAGGGAGGAATgataatattttgtttgtttactaGCTGATATTCATGAAGTATCAAAGGTATAGGAGATATGAAAACTGGAAGACATTGTCCCTGAGCTAGAGTGGGTAAATGAGATAAATACATGCAAGGTTAAATAATGTTATAAGAGACAAATAATGGCTTTTTACTGTCCCCCAGTACCTAATTCTAAATTCAATCTCATCCACCAACCTCTGCAAATGGAGCTATGGATTGAAAGATAGGAAAGGAACAATTTCTGCAAATGCCTAG
It encodes the following:
- the KCNJ16 gene encoding inward rectifier potassium channel 16, which encodes MSYYGSNYRIVNMEGNVPKYTNCHPENIITEKQRARRRLLHKDGSCNVYFKHIFGEWGSYMVDIFTTLVDTKWRHMFVIFSLSYILSWLIFGLIFWVIALHHGDLLNDPNITPCVDNVHTFTGAFLFSLETQTTIGYGSRCVTEECSVAVLVVILQSILSCIINTFIIGAALAKMATARKRAQTIRFSYFALIGMRDGKLCLMWRIGDFRPNHVVEGTVRAQLLRYVEDSERRMTMGFKDLKLVNDQIILVTPVTIVHEIDHESPLYALDRKAVAKDNFEILVTFTYTGDSTGTSHQSRSSYVPREILWGHRFNDVLEVKKKYYKVNCLQFEGSVEVYAPFCSAKQLDWKDQQLHNLEKTSSGKGSGITETKVRRRSFSAVAIVSSSENPDEMTKTVAAENNETPYQKALLQLNRISVESQM